One window from the genome of Pseudalkalibacillus hwajinpoensis encodes:
- the menC gene encoding o-succinylbenzoate synthase, with amino-acid sequence MQLESVTLRHIRMNLKSPFSNSLETVTARDLIIVEVRDSEGEVGFGEGVAFTSPWYTEETLQTSWHMLRDFIIPKLKNQLIAHPSDVEGILAGIRRNPMAKSAIEGAIWDLYAKREGISLSRALGGSSQKIKAGVAVGASDPSVMLEEIHRRIDEGYERIKVKIKPSQDISILEAIRHSYPNLSLMADANSAYSLQDIDRLKALDPFHLLMIEQPLAADDIVDHAILQKEIETPVCLDESIHSYDDARRALDLNSCKIINIKPGRVGGLSVSKRIHDLCSERGIPVWCGGMLESGIGRAHNIALSSLANFTIPGDVSASARYWEKDIIEPEVEVENGLITVSKESGIGYEINWKELERVTVSKEVY; translated from the coding sequence ATGCAACTGGAGAGTGTTACTCTACGTCATATTCGAATGAACCTAAAATCCCCTTTTAGTAACAGTTTGGAAACAGTCACTGCTCGAGATTTAATTATCGTCGAAGTAAGAGATTCTGAAGGGGAAGTAGGTTTTGGAGAAGGAGTTGCCTTTACGTCGCCCTGGTATACAGAAGAGACGCTTCAAACTTCCTGGCATATGCTAAGAGACTTCATCATTCCTAAACTCAAAAACCAACTGATTGCTCATCCGTCCGATGTGGAAGGAATACTAGCGGGCATTCGAAGAAATCCAATGGCTAAATCTGCGATTGAGGGTGCGATCTGGGACTTATATGCTAAAAGAGAAGGAATTAGCCTCTCAAGAGCATTAGGTGGTTCTTCACAGAAGATTAAGGCAGGAGTTGCCGTAGGCGCTTCGGATCCTTCAGTTATGCTAGAAGAAATCCATAGAAGAATTGATGAGGGATATGAACGAATTAAAGTGAAGATCAAACCTTCGCAGGATATATCGATTCTAGAAGCAATACGTCATTCTTATCCAAACTTATCGTTAATGGCAGATGCGAACTCAGCTTATTCTCTGCAAGACATCGATCGTTTAAAAGCACTTGATCCATTTCATTTGCTGATGATTGAACAACCTCTAGCAGCTGACGATATCGTAGATCATGCGATTTTACAAAAAGAGATTGAAACACCGGTCTGTTTGGATGAAAGTATACATTCTTATGATGATGCCCGTCGAGCACTCGATTTGAATAGCTGTAAGATTATTAATATTAAACCCGGACGTGTTGGAGGGTTATCCGTTAGTAAGAGGATCCATGATTTATGTAGCGAAAGGGGGATACCTGTTTGGTGTGGTGGCATGCTAGAGTCCGGAATAGGAAGGGCGCATAATATCGCACTTTCTAGTTTGGCTAATTTCACAATACCAGGAGATGTCTCTGCATCAGCACGGTACTGGGAAAAAGACATTATTGAACCTGAAGTGGAAGTGGAGAACGGTTTGATTACTGTTTCTAAAGAGAGTGGGATCGGATACGAAATAAACTGGAAAGAACTTGAGAGAGTGACGGTTTCTAAAGAAGTTTATTAA
- a CDS encoding DUF3817 domain-containing protein — protein MLKQPLKLFRGVGFAEGISFLLLLGIAMPLKYMMDIPMAVTIVGALHGGLFVLYLAVILYVTIVKRWSFIKAALAVVSSVIPFGPFIFDARIAKNSEV, from the coding sequence TTGTTAAAGCAACCATTGAAACTATTCCGAGGCGTCGGCTTTGCAGAAGGAATATCATTTTTATTATTACTAGGAATTGCGATGCCTCTTAAATACATGATGGACATCCCTATGGCCGTAACGATTGTTGGAGCGTTACATGGCGGACTGTTTGTTCTCTATCTTGCCGTAATTCTATATGTCACAATCGTTAAGCGCTGGTCTTTCATTAAAGCCGCGCTCGCAGTTGTCTCCTCCGTTATCCCATTCGGACCGTTTATATTCGATGCGCGAATCGCAAAAAATTCTGAAGTATAA
- a CDS encoding UvrD-helicase domain-containing protein — MNFTTTPHQAVTELDLSAPLTPHSSLRPLEDKAEQAFFHALEEKGIRLNEPQTKAVKHTEGPLLTIAGAGSGKTSVLTARTAFLMTVKEKDPSSILLITFTRKASEEMRQRISHLPGVSSQDSGRLTAGTFHSIFLKLLRSLGYNQKILNSDRHKQIIMKNILKKMKSPEASLPEIMLSSISACKVKMMEPADIPDSKETEELKKAYSEYEEWKTANGYIDFDDILVYMYREFNQNPALLQKMQNRFQYILVDEFQDTNPIQYELIKQIAAPQNNLFVVGDDDQVIYSFNGANSSIILEFDRAYPEASVVTLDTNYRSAPPIVGLGNHVIKHNTYRRTKTMNATDKDGKQPYYLRPATTEDEAGYVLRHIREKKREWKDIAILTRTYTNARAIFEQLIEQDIPFNAQGMKQVFYEQSIIKGMMEHLRLAYEHQNLDATAAILPSLFINQESGMRHIEMENFVDPVEFPLLHLKSWKTLRDFQKKSIDRRVRLVQEAKRHRPQKAIQLLRDDYMKHLDSANDEALTVHKTTLKEMMDELEFSSSRFETIPEFLAYVDRIIQRFNEHKQKASASNALSLLSIHQAKGLEFPVVYVIGASETILPHVSALNTMKDKEASHKQLYMKNPTADLEEERRLCYVAITRAKEELYICSPEKHLGKQTPVSRFLTDAFKKKIQQEGKTVKAWVCSSEFCKGWMKIEDKKQPDQKQCPLCDKPMIISQKPVQKD; from the coding sequence ATGAATTTTACTACAACACCGCATCAAGCAGTGACTGAATTGGACCTATCTGCTCCTTTAACACCCCACTCGTCTCTCAGACCATTGGAAGATAAAGCAGAGCAGGCTTTTTTTCATGCTTTAGAGGAAAAAGGTATACGTCTGAATGAACCTCAAACAAAAGCAGTAAAGCATACTGAAGGCCCTCTTTTGACAATTGCCGGAGCCGGAAGTGGAAAAACATCTGTTTTAACAGCACGAACAGCTTTTCTAATGACAGTAAAGGAAAAAGATCCTTCTAGTATTCTACTCATTACTTTCACTCGAAAGGCATCTGAAGAAATGCGACAGCGTATCAGTCACTTACCAGGTGTCTCTTCTCAAGACTCAGGAAGATTAACAGCAGGAACATTTCATTCTATCTTCTTGAAATTATTAAGGAGTCTCGGTTATAACCAAAAAATATTGAATAGTGATCGTCACAAACAAATTATAATGAAAAATATTCTAAAAAAAATGAAAAGTCCTGAAGCATCTTTACCAGAGATTATGCTTTCATCAATTTCTGCTTGCAAAGTTAAAATGATGGAGCCTGCAGATATCCCTGACAGTAAAGAAACAGAAGAATTAAAGAAAGCCTACTCTGAATATGAAGAGTGGAAAACAGCTAATGGCTATATTGACTTTGATGACATTCTTGTCTATATGTATCGAGAATTCAATCAAAATCCCGCTCTACTTCAAAAAATGCAAAATCGATTTCAATATATTTTAGTAGATGAATTCCAGGATACGAACCCAATTCAATATGAATTAATTAAACAAATTGCAGCTCCTCAAAACAACTTATTTGTAGTGGGTGACGATGATCAAGTTATCTATTCTTTTAATGGTGCAAATAGCTCAATCATTTTAGAGTTCGATCGTGCTTATCCCGAGGCATCCGTCGTAACGCTGGATACAAACTACAGATCAGCTCCACCCATTGTTGGACTCGGAAACCATGTAATTAAGCACAATACGTATCGAAGAACGAAAACAATGAACGCTACAGACAAAGACGGAAAACAACCATACTATCTTCGTCCTGCTACAACAGAAGACGAAGCAGGTTATGTCCTCCGTCATATTCGAGAAAAAAAGCGAGAGTGGAAAGACATTGCCATTCTTACAAGAACTTATACGAATGCTAGAGCCATTTTCGAGCAGTTGATTGAACAGGACATTCCTTTCAACGCACAGGGAATGAAACAGGTCTTTTACGAGCAGTCGATTATTAAAGGAATGATGGAACACCTTCGACTTGCATACGAGCACCAAAATCTTGATGCGACAGCCGCCATACTCCCATCCCTTTTTATTAATCAAGAATCAGGTATGCGTCACATTGAGATGGAAAATTTCGTTGATCCAGTTGAATTTCCTTTGTTACATTTAAAATCCTGGAAAACACTACGTGATTTTCAAAAAAAATCGATAGATCGACGTGTCCGTCTTGTTCAAGAAGCTAAACGTCATCGGCCCCAGAAAGCCATTCAATTGTTACGAGATGACTATATGAAACATCTGGACAGCGCAAATGACGAAGCATTAACTGTGCATAAGACTACTCTTAAAGAAATGATGGACGAGCTTGAGTTCTCAAGCTCACGATTTGAAACCATCCCAGAGTTCCTTGCCTACGTCGATCGAATCATTCAACGATTCAATGAGCATAAACAAAAAGCTAGCGCCTCTAACGCGCTTTCACTACTATCCATTCATCAGGCTAAAGGGCTTGAATTCCCTGTGGTTTACGTCATTGGTGCTTCAGAAACGATTCTACCGCACGTTTCTGCGCTCAATACGATGAAAGACAAAGAAGCCTCTCATAAGCAGCTCTATATGAAAAACCCGACTGCTGACCTTGAGGAAGAACGTCGCCTTTGTTACGTTGCCATTACACGTGCAAAAGAAGAGCTCTATATTTGCTCCCCTGAGAAACACCTTGGTAAACAAACACCCGTCTCTCGTTTCTTAACGGATGCCTTCAAGAAGAAAATTCAACAAGAAGGTAAAACGGTGAAAGCATGGGTTTGCAGTAGTGAATTTTGCAAAGGATGGATGAAAATAGAGGATAAGAAACAACCTGATCAAAAGCAATGTCCCTTATGTGATAAGCCAATGATCATTTCGCAAAAGCCTGTTCAAAAAGACTGA
- a CDS encoding ABC transporter permease: MGGLWKIRFNNYLRHRLKYLSYIMQGGLLIALLLIGAIGIVYYQRLLDVIPEPFPLLFAIALIMSVVLSVLEGKFFLFQADRVFLITCEDRMRQYIKYTFFYSLIRSLPIILIVSLVSAPALIHLEIPLELLTWIYVMILLLFILSFLTIVRSYFTKKKWQRLYLFISNFTILYFTMKGYVFIGALFLMFPITYLYLLFRQSSMLQWERLIELESSQTARFEQFANQFVDVPSLQNKVNPRKYLSWIIQLIPVSNAQTFLFIRIFFRKGSYIWVFIRLVGIGAYILYYLREEYTSYLIVPLLLWITHKQLLAIKKEQMRDSFLVILRNDYSLRNMILSLLVIQSILFSIVQLPSLQHSFCTLVEGLLISFFLENKKQRKS; the protein is encoded by the coding sequence TTGGGAGGACTATGGAAGATTCGCTTCAATAATTATCTGCGGCATCGACTTAAGTATTTGTCTTACATCATGCAAGGTGGATTATTGATCGCTTTATTGCTAATCGGAGCAATAGGAATTGTTTATTATCAACGTTTACTCGATGTTATACCTGAGCCATTTCCACTCCTATTTGCGATCGCCCTCATCATGAGCGTAGTACTAAGTGTTCTTGAAGGAAAGTTCTTTCTCTTTCAAGCGGATCGCGTCTTTTTAATCACATGTGAAGATCGTATGAGGCAATACATTAAGTATACTTTCTTCTATTCTTTGATTCGTTCACTGCCGATAATTTTAATCGTTAGTTTAGTAAGTGCTCCTGCCCTCATTCATTTAGAAATTCCTTTGGAATTACTAACATGGATTTATGTCATGATACTCTTGCTCTTTATATTGTCTTTTCTTACGATCGTACGATCTTACTTCACGAAGAAAAAATGGCAGCGTCTTTACCTTTTCATTAGCAATTTCACTATTCTTTACTTCACCATGAAAGGATATGTTTTTATTGGTGCCTTATTCCTTATGTTTCCCATTACATATCTTTACTTACTATTTCGTCAAAGCTCGATGCTTCAGTGGGAGAGATTGATTGAACTTGAATCATCACAAACTGCTCGGTTCGAGCAATTCGCAAACCAGTTCGTTGATGTGCCTTCTTTACAGAATAAAGTGAATCCAAGAAAGTATTTAAGTTGGATTATTCAATTGATACCAGTGTCTAACGCACAGACCTTTCTATTCATTAGAATTTTCTTCCGTAAGGGAAGCTACATTTGGGTCTTTATCCGATTAGTTGGAATTGGGGCATATATTCTCTACTACCTAAGAGAAGAGTACACATCGTACTTGATTGTTCCCCTTCTTTTATGGATCACTCATAAACAGCTCTTAGCAATCAAAAAAGAACAAATGAGAGACTCGTTTCTTGTTATTCTCCGAAACGATTATTCACTGAGAAACATGATTTTATCGTTATTAGTTATACAATCCATATTATTTAGTATTGTTCAGCTTCCTTCTTTACAGCATAGTTTTTGTACCTTAGTAGAAGGGCTTTTGATTTCATTTTTTTTAGAAAACAAAAAACAGAGAAAATCATAA
- the ytkD gene encoding RNA deprotection pyrophosphohydrolase, producing MSEFMFTDYYHNQVTFSFEDHPYSPAPKHVWVICRLENQWLLTEHSRRGIEFPGGKVEEGENAEEAAVREVYEETGGVVKHLQYVGQYRVEGKGGTIIKNVYYADIDRLVDKEDYMETKGPVKLTTLPKDIHLNERYSFMMKDQVLTYSLKHLNYL from the coding sequence ATGAGCGAATTTATGTTTACAGATTACTATCATAATCAGGTAACATTTTCTTTCGAGGATCATCCTTACTCTCCCGCACCAAAACATGTTTGGGTTATTTGTCGCCTCGAAAACCAGTGGCTGTTAACCGAGCACTCTCGAAGAGGCATTGAATTTCCAGGTGGGAAAGTGGAAGAAGGAGAGAATGCCGAAGAAGCTGCGGTGCGTGAGGTATATGAAGAAACAGGTGGAGTTGTTAAGCACCTTCAATATGTAGGTCAGTATCGTGTTGAAGGAAAAGGCGGGACAATTATTAAGAATGTCTATTATGCTGACATTGATCGTCTCGTAGACAAAGAAGATTATATGGAAACAAAGGGACCGGTGAAGCTAACAACACTTCCGAAAGATATTCATTTAAATGAGCGTTATAGCTTTATGATGAAGGATCAAGTACTTACTTATAGTCTAAAACATCTTAATTATTTGTAA
- a CDS encoding cation diffusion facilitator family transporter: protein MSALRGVWLSITAYLLLSMIKLGAGYLFGSEALLADGWNNASDIVASIAVLIGMKISLKPPDLNHPYGHSRAETVSSLFASFVMFAIGIQVLFHTATVLLSGKVSSPPLSSAWVAFFGMIVMGGVYLFNYRLAKKTNSLGLMAAAKDNLSDALVSLGAFIGIIGAHFNMHWLDPLTGFIVGLIICKTAYDIFKDSSLMLTDGFDKEKLNDIEATIQNIEGVETLVDIKARMAGNDIIVDAVVEVAPHLNIKEGHTITDKIEAQLEKDHDVRNATIHVEPGREITERGSVNE from the coding sequence ATGAGCGCACTAAGAGGTGTATGGCTTAGCATAACAGCTTACTTACTACTTTCAATGATCAAATTAGGCGCAGGGTATCTCTTTGGTTCAGAAGCCCTCTTAGCAGACGGATGGAATAACGCATCAGATATCGTGGCATCCATTGCTGTTTTGATTGGCATGAAAATTTCTCTTAAACCACCAGATTTGAACCATCCATATGGCCATTCTCGAGCAGAAACCGTTTCTTCTCTATTCGCCTCATTTGTTATGTTTGCGATTGGAATACAAGTCCTCTTCCATACAGCTACTGTCTTACTCAGTGGAAAAGTCTCTTCTCCTCCACTTAGCTCTGCCTGGGTAGCCTTTTTTGGAATGATCGTTATGGGAGGCGTTTATCTTTTTAACTACCGCCTCGCTAAAAAAACGAACAGCCTCGGACTAATGGCTGCAGCCAAAGACAATTTATCAGATGCTCTCGTTAGTCTTGGTGCTTTTATTGGAATTATTGGCGCTCACTTTAACATGCATTGGCTAGATCCTCTTACAGGCTTTATTGTAGGTCTTATCATATGCAAAACGGCTTATGATATCTTTAAAGATTCATCACTCATGTTAACGGATGGATTTGATAAAGAGAAATTGAATGATATAGAGGCGACGATCCAAAACATTGAAGGGGTAGAAACATTAGTAGATATTAAAGCACGTATGGCTGGAAATGATATTATTGTCGATGCCGTTGTAGAGGTAGCACCTCATTTAAATATTAAAGAAGGACATACGATTACAGACAAAATAGAAGCCCAGTTAGAGAAGGATCATGACGTTCGAAATGCCACCATTCATGTTGAACCTGGCAGGGAAATTACTGAAAGAGGCTCTGTCAATGAATAG
- a CDS encoding ABC transporter permease — protein MNHLQLKHKHQHYLRELKRERNEILGFQVCILFAFLTLWELAGRFTWIDPLLFSYPSKIASLFITKVTDGSLLLHTGVTLLETIAGFLLGTVLGTVFAAILWWSRKASRISDPYLVVLNSMPKVALGPIIIVALGPGYISIITMGASISVIITTLVIYHAFHTVEPNFIKVIRSFGGNKRQIFFEVILPSSFPAIISTLKVNVGLSWVGVIVGEFLVSKQGLGYMIIYGFQVFNFTLVLLSLFMIAILSSIMYLGVEWLERKLIKH, from the coding sequence TTGAACCATCTCCAACTTAAACATAAGCATCAACATTATCTAAGAGAGTTGAAAAGGGAAAGAAATGAAATATTGGGTTTTCAGGTGTGTATTCTCTTTGCATTTCTCACTTTATGGGAATTAGCAGGACGGTTCACATGGATCGATCCGTTATTATTTAGCTACCCCTCTAAAATTGCTTCTCTCTTTATAACAAAAGTAACAGATGGTTCATTACTGTTACACACTGGTGTAACGTTACTTGAAACAATTGCTGGATTTCTTCTTGGAACAGTACTTGGAACCGTGTTCGCGGCAATTCTATGGTGGTCACGCAAAGCTTCTAGAATCTCAGATCCGTATCTTGTTGTATTGAATTCCATGCCTAAAGTAGCTCTTGGTCCGATCATCATAGTTGCGCTTGGTCCAGGTTACATCTCCATTATTACGATGGGCGCTTCTATTTCCGTTATTATTACTACTCTTGTGATCTACCACGCATTTCATACTGTTGAACCTAACTTCATCAAAGTTATTCGCTCATTTGGTGGTAATAAGCGCCAGATCTTCTTTGAAGTTATTCTGCCATCTTCCTTTCCAGCGATTATCTCGACCTTGAAAGTAAATGTGGGTTTATCGTGGGTCGGCGTTATTGTTGGGGAATTTCTTGTTTCAAAACAAGGTCTTGGTTATATGATTATATATGGCTTCCAAGTATTTAATTTCACATTGGTTTTACTGAGCTTATTTATGATTGCGATTCTCTCATCAATCATGTATTTAGGGGTCGAATGGTTAGAACGGAAATTAATTAAACACTAG
- a CDS encoding ABC transporter ATP-binding protein, whose translation MSFLQLNAISHVYLTKNAAKEAISNLSFAIEEGEFVSLLGPSGCGKSTLLSIISGLVKPTEGSVSLQNKIIKSPGERMGYMLQQDYLFPWKTIEENCFIGLKLLNKLTADKKEQTLELLDSMGLSDVRSAYPDQLSGGMRQRVALVRTLATDPDLLLLDEPFSALDYQTKLKLEDLVFKTLKKHRKTALLVTHDIGEAIAMSDRIILLTPRPGKIARTFQVPASLKELLPFEARNDSAFPENFQLIWKELDSLEPSPT comes from the coding sequence ATGTCTTTCCTTCAACTCAACGCTATTTCACATGTGTATTTGACGAAAAACGCTGCCAAAGAAGCGATTTCCAACCTCTCATTCGCTATTGAAGAAGGAGAATTCGTTTCCCTCCTTGGGCCTAGTGGATGCGGGAAATCTACTCTGTTGTCGATCATTTCAGGATTAGTAAAACCTACTGAAGGGAGCGTTTCTCTACAAAATAAAATTATAAAATCTCCCGGCGAACGAATGGGCTATATGCTTCAACAGGATTACTTGTTTCCTTGGAAAACAATTGAAGAAAATTGTTTTATAGGATTAAAGCTTCTAAACAAGTTGACAGCGGATAAAAAAGAACAAACATTGGAATTATTGGATAGCATGGGATTAAGCGATGTCCGCTCGGCCTATCCTGATCAGCTTTCAGGTGGAATGCGTCAACGCGTAGCTCTCGTTCGCACACTTGCAACAGATCCTGATCTACTGTTATTAGATGAGCCTTTCTCTGCACTTGATTATCAAACAAAATTAAAACTCGAAGACCTTGTGTTTAAAACATTAAAAAAGCATCGAAAAACCGCCTTGCTGGTGACTCATGATATTGGAGAAGCGATTGCGATGTCAGACCGCATCATCCTTTTAACGCCTCGTCCCGGGAAAATCGCGAGAACTTTTCAAGTCCCAGCTTCCCTTAAAGAATTACTTCCTTTTGAAGCTAGGAATGATTCTGCTTTCCCTGAGAATTTCCAGCTGATATGGAAGGAGCTTGATTCTCTTGAACCATCTCCAACTTAA
- a CDS encoding ABC transporter substrate-binding protein, which yields MKRSWFITFCIYTSVFLLILSACGTNSGNDQVRVAEVTRSIFYAPQYVALSEGIFEKHGIDVELTTTWGGDKTMTTLLSNGADVALVGSETSIYVYAQGTDDPVINFAQLTQTDGTFLVSREKVDHFEWEDLKGSTFLGQRKGGMPQMAGEYVLKQKGIDPQNDLDLIQNIDFANISSAFASGTGDYVQLFEPTASVFEEQGVGHIVASFGKESGKIPYTGFMAKESYLSKNADVAERFTKALYEAQLWVDTHSSSEIAKSIEPFFQDTDLELITTVVDRYKSQHSFATNPSLDQEEWDNLQNIMDEAGELPKRVDHSKLVDNSYAEKAQK from the coding sequence ATGAAAAGAAGCTGGTTTATAACGTTTTGTATATACACAAGTGTATTTCTTCTTATTCTTTCGGCGTGTGGTACAAATAGTGGAAACGATCAGGTAAGAGTAGCTGAGGTTACACGCTCGATTTTCTATGCACCACAATACGTGGCACTCTCAGAGGGTATTTTTGAGAAGCATGGCATTGATGTCGAATTAACGACTACTTGGGGCGGAGATAAAACAATGACCACTCTACTATCTAACGGAGCTGATGTCGCTCTTGTAGGATCAGAGACGTCCATTTATGTCTATGCACAAGGCACTGATGACCCTGTCATAAACTTTGCTCAACTTACACAAACAGACGGTACGTTCCTTGTATCAAGAGAAAAAGTCGATCATTTTGAATGGGAAGATTTGAAGGGAAGTACATTCCTTGGCCAACGTAAAGGTGGTATGCCACAAATGGCTGGTGAATACGTGCTGAAACAGAAAGGAATTGATCCACAAAACGATTTGGACCTCATTCAAAATATTGATTTCGCAAACATTTCAAGCGCATTCGCTTCTGGAACTGGCGATTACGTTCAGTTATTCGAGCCAACAGCAAGTGTCTTTGAAGAACAAGGGGTTGGACACATTGTAGCTTCATTTGGAAAAGAATCAGGGAAAATTCCATATACAGGATTTATGGCAAAAGAAAGTTATTTGAGTAAAAATGCTGATGTAGCAGAGCGTTTTACAAAAGCACTTTATGAGGCTCAACTGTGGGTAGATACTCATTCTTCTTCAGAAATTGCAAAGTCAATTGAACCCTTCTTTCAGGATACCGATCTTGAACTCATTACAACTGTAGTAGATCGTTACAAAAGCCAGCATTCATTCGCTACAAACCCATCACTGGATCAAGAAGAATGGGATAACTTACAAAATATTATGGATGAAGCAGGAGAACTCCCAAAACGCGTTGATCATAGCAAATTAGTAGATAATAGCTATGCCGAAAAAGCGCAAAAATAG